A stretch of the Thalassotalea euphylliae genome encodes the following:
- the hutC gene encoding histidine utilization repressor: MTTTKFGIIKQFILNKIESGQWPQHAKVPSENELAEQFTVSRMTARRALQELTEQGVLVRSQGAGTFVATFKSQSSLLEIKNIAEEVQSRGHEYQAKQLVLESISVDEEIAILLACQPGDKVFYSEVLHLENNRPIQLEQRYVSSALVPNYLAQDFNQITPHEFLSSVAPLTEATHEIEAVLASESVCQQLNIDHHQPCLRVRRRTWARQGVVSVAILTSPGDKYRLGGHIVIND, translated from the coding sequence ATGACAACCACTAAGTTTGGCATCATCAAACAGTTTATTTTAAATAAGATCGAGTCTGGTCAATGGCCGCAGCATGCCAAAGTACCGTCAGAAAATGAGCTTGCTGAACAGTTTACTGTTAGCCGGATGACAGCTCGTCGCGCTTTACAAGAGTTGACCGAGCAAGGGGTATTAGTGCGCTCGCAAGGAGCTGGCACCTTTGTCGCCACCTTTAAATCACAATCGTCGCTATTAGAAATCAAGAATATCGCGGAAGAAGTGCAATCACGCGGACACGAATACCAAGCCAAACAACTGGTGCTGGAATCGATTAGTGTTGATGAAGAAATCGCGATTCTGCTGGCCTGCCAGCCGGGCGATAAAGTGTTTTATTCTGAAGTGCTGCACCTAGAAAACAACCGGCCTATTCAATTAGAGCAGCGCTATGTCAGCAGCGCCTTAGTGCCAAATTATTTGGCACAAGACTTTAACCAAATCACACCACACGAATTTTTATCATCGGTTGCGCCACTAACCGAAGCAACCCATGAAATTGAAGCTGTGTTGGCAAGCGAATCGGTTTGCCAGCAATTAAATATTGATCACCACCAACCTTGCCTCAGGGTTAGGCGCCGTACTTGGGCGCGCCAAGGGGTAGTGAGTGTCGCTATTTTAACGTCGCCGGGCGATAAATATCGCCTCGGCGGCCATATTGTTATTAACGATTAG
- the hutI gene encoding imidazolonepropionase produces MTASHWQQLIINVNIATMTEGGNGYGEIKGGALAISNGKIAWLGAMADLPSYDAKQLTVIDGQGQWLTPGLIDCHTHLVFGGSRANEFEMRLQGKSYEEIANAGGGIVSTVAATRSASQAELVELAKPRLAALFEQGVSTVEIKSGYGLDTETEIKMLRAAGELAEQFPVNVQRTFLGAHALPVEFQGRADEYIELVCDEMLPAVAQQGLADAVDVFCESVGFTLAQTKQVFDAAKQHNLAIKVHAEQLSNLGASELAASYGALSSDHVEFLDEAGVEAMAHAGMTAVLLPGAFYFLRETQLPPIELLRKHGVAMAVATDVNPGTSPFSSLTLMLNMACTLFRLTPAEALAGVTCHGAKALGLADSKGQLKVGFDADIALWNINQPAELCYQFGVNPLSALFINGEKVK; encoded by the coding sequence ATGACAGCAAGTCACTGGCAGCAACTTATTATAAACGTCAACATCGCCACCATGACTGAGGGCGGTAACGGCTATGGTGAGATTAAAGGCGGCGCATTAGCAATTTCGAATGGCAAAATAGCTTGGTTGGGCGCAATGGCTGATCTACCAAGCTATGATGCTAAGCAGCTAACTGTCATTGATGGTCAGGGCCAATGGTTGACACCTGGGCTGATAGACTGTCATACGCATTTGGTGTTTGGTGGTAGCCGCGCAAACGAATTTGAAATGCGTTTACAAGGTAAAAGCTACGAAGAAATTGCTAATGCTGGCGGCGGTATTGTGTCAACGGTTGCCGCCACGCGCAGCGCTTCGCAAGCGGAATTAGTCGAGTTAGCTAAACCAAGGTTGGCAGCACTTTTCGAACAAGGTGTGTCAACCGTTGAGATTAAGTCTGGCTATGGCTTAGACACTGAAACCGAGATAAAAATGCTGCGCGCTGCGGGCGAGTTAGCTGAGCAGTTTCCGGTTAATGTTCAACGAACCTTCCTTGGTGCGCATGCCTTGCCTGTCGAATTTCAAGGCAGGGCAGATGAATATATTGAGCTGGTTTGCGATGAAATGTTGCCTGCAGTTGCACAGCAGGGTTTAGCTGACGCCGTTGACGTATTTTGTGAAAGTGTGGGTTTTACGTTAGCGCAAACAAAACAAGTCTTTGATGCAGCCAAACAGCATAACTTAGCGATTAAAGTACATGCAGAGCAATTATCTAATTTAGGGGCAAGTGAATTAGCGGCAAGTTATGGCGCGCTGTCGTCTGATCATGTTGAGTTTCTGGACGAAGCGGGCGTTGAAGCGATGGCACACGCTGGCATGACGGCCGTGCTATTACCTGGTGCCTTTTATTTTCTTCGTGAAACGCAATTACCGCCTATAGAATTGCTGAGAAAGCATGGGGTTGCAATGGCTGTCGCCACTGACGTAAATCCAGGAACATCACCGTTTTCTTCCCTAACCTTAATGCTAAATATGGCGTGTACTTTGTTCCGTTTAACGCCCGCAGAAGCGTTAGCTGGAGTGACTTGCCATGGTGCCAAGGCGTTAGGCTTAGCTGACTCCAAAGGTCAGCTCAAAGTAGGGTTTGATGCCGATATCGCCCTGTGGAACATTAACCAACCAGCGGAACTTTGCTATCAGTTTGGTGTTAACCCATTGTCAGCGTTATTTATTAATGGTGAAAAAGTAAAATAA
- a CDS encoding EAL domain-containing protein, with the protein MDLLSGRSVYQRLVAKLTPASLVSLCCQLWSMLFVMGLLSFSASASTPLLASEVDGASVISHSFTFIDFNIAFVLGLSLPMLLVVLLVRRLVPNPWWYFSALMLSALGFLYSLNYLTDNQAPAVLSFAITCIALVYLWSFASTNMLFVDHESEYFAHVKLGEKVLIAASVIYIGTIWLIPSIDAYIGWLAFVALVLFTGAVQIAMMAKIAPEHVIRLVGQWLLVGMFCGVIFFYLHAQVELEWLVISFVLSFCGALINSNWELVQRIYQLISEQKEVNAKQLTDEQIFSFTHDPATNLPSYQQAILRFEQLSFQNQLTDFAVVVVKPKNFTDVNRVLGHQNSDLLLLQLAYCLKREVADLNYLMNFDFSDINAKLARLPSLHFMLAVDLNKITHSKEIVVDELCRRLAGAVPPAMSFKSFSLRFELACGVAYTNEHGQTLAEVIAHAGDAVMEAQRRNALWVEFDAQVALHSDQQLQRMEHLKLDIQQDKVQCQLLPQIDLGNHQIRGFSQVATWYYNGENLPLEAFIDVAEQSGEIFTLSKKMIVHAFKALFELKKLNIYQPIGIPVLSEKLLEPDLAEFIEQQIATYNISAKYLVIQMSEPVMQAACEQAKNLIDQLKALEVKICIADFDGSYESLRYIRKLSVDQVNISCEPLCLAEAGSAEKAIVNSLVSLARTMKLSFVGSHVNSKQGLEHYRAMGGQAVEGDAMSPPIQLADIATWTETWFKRYPSAHTRNSTLNI; encoded by the coding sequence ATGGATTTGTTAAGTGGTCGTTCAGTTTATCAAAGGTTAGTTGCAAAACTTACCCCTGCTTCTTTGGTTTCACTTTGTTGTCAACTGTGGTCAATGCTTTTCGTTATGGGTTTATTAAGCTTTTCTGCGTCGGCTAGTACTCCTCTTTTAGCCAGCGAAGTTGATGGCGCAAGCGTTATATCCCATTCATTTACGTTTATTGATTTTAATATTGCCTTTGTACTGGGCCTTAGCCTGCCAATGTTATTGGTCGTGTTGCTGGTGCGTCGGTTAGTGCCTAACCCATGGTGGTACTTTAGTGCGTTAATGCTTAGCGCACTTGGCTTTCTCTATTCATTAAATTATTTAACAGACAATCAAGCACCAGCGGTGCTGAGCTTTGCTATCACCTGTATTGCCTTGGTGTATTTGTGGTCATTTGCGAGTACAAACATGCTGTTTGTGGATCATGAAAGCGAATATTTTGCCCACGTGAAGCTGGGTGAGAAGGTACTGATTGCCGCCAGTGTTATTTATATTGGCACCATTTGGCTAATCCCGAGTATTGATGCTTACATTGGTTGGCTAGCGTTTGTCGCACTAGTGCTGTTTACCGGCGCGGTGCAAATCGCCATGATGGCAAAAATAGCACCTGAACATGTTATTCGATTGGTCGGACAATGGCTGCTGGTCGGCATGTTTTGCGGTGTTATCTTCTTTTATTTACATGCTCAGGTTGAGCTTGAATGGCTAGTGATCAGCTTTGTGTTAAGTTTTTGTGGGGCGCTAATCAATTCGAATTGGGAGTTAGTCCAGCGCATTTACCAGCTCATTAGTGAGCAAAAAGAAGTGAATGCTAAACAGCTCACTGATGAACAGATTTTTAGCTTCACTCATGACCCCGCTACGAATTTGCCTTCATATCAACAAGCAATTTTGCGTTTCGAGCAGCTAAGCTTTCAAAATCAGCTAACCGATTTCGCTGTGGTTGTGGTTAAGCCGAAAAACTTCACCGACGTGAACCGTGTGTTAGGGCATCAAAATTCAGACCTCTTATTACTCCAGTTGGCATATTGCCTTAAGCGAGAAGTCGCCGATCTCAATTATCTGATGAACTTCGACTTTTCAGATATTAATGCCAAGCTTGCCAGGTTACCGAGCTTACACTTTATGCTGGCAGTTGATTTGAACAAAATAACTCATAGTAAAGAAATTGTTGTTGATGAACTTTGTCGAAGGTTAGCAGGCGCAGTACCTCCGGCGATGAGCTTTAAAAGCTTTTCCCTGCGTTTTGAACTAGCATGCGGTGTCGCCTATACCAACGAGCATGGCCAAACATTAGCTGAAGTTATCGCGCATGCAGGTGATGCTGTGATGGAAGCCCAACGTCGCAATGCACTATGGGTAGAATTTGATGCACAAGTTGCACTGCACAGTGATCAACAATTGCAGCGAATGGAGCACCTAAAGCTCGATATTCAGCAGGACAAAGTACAGTGTCAGTTGTTGCCACAAATTGATTTAGGCAATCACCAAATTCGCGGTTTTAGCCAAGTTGCGACATGGTATTACAATGGTGAAAACCTGCCACTAGAGGCGTTTATTGATGTTGCCGAGCAAAGTGGTGAAATATTCACGCTGTCAAAGAAAATGATAGTACATGCCTTTAAAGCACTCTTTGAATTGAAAAAGCTAAATATCTATCAACCGATAGGCATTCCAGTATTAAGCGAAAAGCTGTTGGAGCCTGATTTAGCGGAATTCATTGAACAGCAAATTGCGACCTATAATATTTCGGCTAAATATCTGGTTATTCAAATGAGTGAGCCAGTCATGCAGGCGGCATGCGAGCAAGCCAAGAACCTGATTGATCAACTAAAAGCGCTAGAAGTGAAAATTTGTATTGCCGATTTTGATGGCAGCTATGAATCGCTTCGCTATATTCGTAAATTGTCTGTCGATCAAGTAAACATTAGTTGCGAACCCCTATGTTTGGCTGAAGCCGGCAGTGCAGAAAAGGCGATTGTTAACTCATTGGTGAGCTTGGCAAGAACTATGAAACTATCGTTTGTCGGTAGCCACGTAAACAGCAAACAAGGGTTAGAACATTACCGAGCTATGGGTGGGCAAGCGGTTGAAGGCGACGCGATGAGCCCACCGATTCAATTAGCTGATATCGCGACTTGGACGGAAACTTGGTTTAAACGCTACCCGTCAGCCCATACTCGAAATAGCACATTGAATATTTAA
- the rraA gene encoding ribonuclease E activity regulator RraA translates to MEYNTSELCNIYADLIDVLEPIFSNYGGRNSFGGQVVTLKCFENNGLIREVLSQNGEGKVLVIDGGGSTRRALIDIEIAELAVENNWEGIVCYGSVRDVDAIEELDLGIQGLVSIPVGATDSDVGESDLAINFAGVTFLPDDHIYADNTGVILSPDPLDIE, encoded by the coding sequence ATGGAATATAACACTTCAGAGTTATGTAATATTTACGCCGATCTTATCGATGTGTTAGAACCAATTTTTAGTAACTATGGTGGCCGTAATTCATTTGGTGGCCAAGTAGTTACCCTTAAATGTTTTGAAAATAACGGACTAATTCGCGAAGTGCTAAGCCAAAACGGTGAAGGTAAAGTGCTTGTTATCGATGGTGGTGGCTCAACTCGTCGCGCGCTTATTGATATTGAAATTGCCGAATTGGCCGTGGAAAACAATTGGGAAGGTATTGTCTGTTATGGCAGTGTTCGCGATGTCGATGCCATTGAAGAGTTAGATTTAGGCATTCAAGGTCTTGTGTCTATTCCTGTTGGCGCAACCGATAGCGACGTGGGTGAGAGCGATTTGGCCATTAACTTTGCAGGTGTCACCTTCTTACCTGATGACCACATTTATGCCGACAATACCGGCGTGATTTTATCACCCGATCCGCTAGATATAGAATAG
- a CDS encoding putative bifunctional diguanylate cyclase/phosphodiesterase translates to MNEQLVANTFLYLTNAIVFGVLSFLLWQFYRGFGSKHVRLWQFSLQALTTSQLAMCVKAYTVLSSPTSLSQVLLEGIYQSSYFVFVCLFLIGLYIAQTQKSLARKHIVVITGASFLFAWLITLIYAFADGHVYDRFFMRETVPQFLFGIAYIGMAFFSYRTPPAHVSSRIMQISFVIYGLRYFVFSMLSTVMIAEVWFSHVIRFFNFFDIGSHAVIGFSMLIWMQGAERATAKSATNKAQYLGRHDSLTGSLNREQVMEKMPELMRTAGLNGKKLSIFLLDIKRFKFVNDTYGLKTGDFILGEIARRLRDSLFQPQIVGRLSGDSFVYVFEFEQRQQIPRALSHLHELIARPYQYDGQDIMLQCSIGYSFYPEHAEKAETLLQLSNLALFHAESRNEASKQYSDDMQVQGRHLLAMEKAIKLAMERDEFELYFQPQLNLLTNKLEGVEALIRWNHPTDGLLSPDRFLPDIDALALNSVFDNYVLDKACRAIARWHQAYHRWITVAVNITAVEFQDPKFVSKIQTLLLRYDLPPNYLELEITENVVMTDLQSAMDTIVELQTMGIKVSIDDFGTGYSSLAYLRNLPIDKIKIDRSFVNEMAENDSDLTIVKSMVRLSHGLGKRVLAEGVETQTQLDILRTLNCDAVQGYFISKPICEADLVKYFKR, encoded by the coding sequence ATGAACGAGCAGTTAGTTGCTAATACATTTTTATACCTGACAAATGCAATTGTCTTTGGCGTTCTCTCCTTTTTACTGTGGCAATTTTATCGCGGATTCGGTAGTAAACATGTCAGGCTTTGGCAGTTCAGTTTACAAGCGCTAACCACAAGTCAGCTGGCCATGTGTGTTAAGGCGTATACCGTTTTATCTTCACCAACCAGTCTTAGCCAAGTATTGTTAGAAGGTATCTATCAGAGCAGTTATTTTGTTTTTGTCTGCCTGTTTTTGATTGGCTTGTATATCGCCCAAACCCAGAAAAGCCTAGCTCGTAAGCATATAGTTGTAATAACAGGGGCAAGCTTTTTATTTGCTTGGCTGATAACGTTAATTTACGCATTTGCCGATGGGCATGTTTATGATCGCTTCTTTATGCGGGAAACAGTGCCTCAATTTCTGTTTGGTATTGCCTACATTGGCATGGCATTTTTTAGCTACCGAACACCGCCAGCCCACGTTTCAAGCCGCATTATGCAAATTTCGTTTGTAATTTATGGGCTGCGCTATTTTGTATTTTCGATGTTATCAACGGTGATGATAGCTGAGGTATGGTTTAGTCACGTTATTCGCTTCTTCAATTTCTTTGATATCGGCTCACATGCGGTGATCGGTTTTAGCATGCTAATTTGGATGCAAGGAGCTGAACGAGCAACAGCGAAATCAGCTACGAATAAGGCACAATATCTTGGACGACACGATTCACTGACCGGCTCGTTAAACCGTGAGCAAGTGATGGAGAAAATGCCAGAACTAATGCGCACGGCTGGCTTAAACGGTAAAAAATTGAGTATCTTTTTACTGGATATTAAACGTTTTAAGTTTGTTAACGATACTTATGGCTTAAAAACGGGCGATTTTATTTTGGGTGAAATTGCTCGCCGCTTGCGTGATAGCTTGTTTCAACCGCAAATTGTTGGCCGTTTAAGCGGTGATTCTTTTGTTTATGTATTCGAGTTTGAGCAGCGCCAGCAAATTCCTCGTGCCCTAAGCCATTTACATGAATTAATTGCCCGCCCATATCAATATGATGGGCAAGATATTATGTTGCAATGCAGCATTGGTTACAGCTTTTATCCAGAGCATGCGGAGAAGGCCGAAACCTTATTGCAGTTGTCAAATCTTGCACTTTTCCATGCGGAATCACGCAATGAAGCGAGCAAGCAGTACAGTGACGATATGCAGGTGCAAGGTCGTCATCTATTAGCCATGGAAAAAGCCATTAAGCTGGCAATGGAGCGTGATGAATTTGAACTCTATTTCCAACCTCAGCTCAATTTATTGACTAATAAACTTGAAGGGGTAGAGGCATTAATTCGCTGGAATCATCCAACAGATGGCTTGCTTTCGCCTGATCGCTTCTTGCCTGATATCGACGCATTGGCACTCAATAGTGTCTTTGATAACTATGTGTTGGACAAAGCCTGTCGTGCTATTGCACGTTGGCATCAAGCCTATCATCGCTGGATAACGGTCGCGGTGAACATTACTGCGGTTGAGTTCCAAGATCCTAAATTCGTTTCTAAAATTCAAACTTTGTTACTTAGGTATGATCTACCGCCAAACTATCTTGAATTAGAAATTACTGAAAATGTAGTGATGACGGACTTACAGTCAGCAATGGATACTATTGTTGAGCTGCAAACCATGGGGATAAAAGTATCGATTGATGATTTTGGTACTGGCTATTCATCACTGGCGTATTTGCGTAATTTACCGATTGATAAAATTAAAATTGATCGCAGTTTCGTTAATGAAATGGCTGAGAATGATTCAGACTTAACTATTGTTAAATCTATGGTGCGCCTATCTCATGGGTTAGGTAAACGCGTATTGGCCGAAGGGGTAGAAACGCAAACTCAGCTCGATATTCTG